A single window of Pseudoduganella plicata DNA harbors:
- a CDS encoding DUF4287 domain-containing protein codes for MADSAAAKGPTSYFPSIEKKYDQPVQHWLSLLAARGEGKHMELVAWLKSEYAMGHGHANALVAHHLAQNGR; via the coding sequence ATGGCGGACAGTGCAGCGGCGAAGGGCCCCACATCCTATTTCCCTTCCATTGAAAAGAAATACGACCAGCCCGTCCAGCATTGGCTCAGCCTGCTGGCAGCGCGGGGTGAAGGCAAGCACATGGAACTCGTCGCATGGCTGAAAAGCGAGTACGCCATGGGCCATGGTCACGCCAATGCGCTGGTGGCCCATCACCTTGCACAAAATGGCCGCTGA
- the rpsI gene encoding 30S ribosomal protein S9, producing MIGNYNYGTGRRKSAVARVFIKVGTGQIIVNGKPASEYFSRETGLMVIRQPLELTGNVERFDIKVNVHGGGESGQAGAVRHGITRALIDYDAGLKPDLAKAGFVTRDAREVERKKVGLRKARRAKQFSKR from the coding sequence ATGATCGGTAACTACAACTACGGCACCGGCCGTCGCAAGAGTGCAGTGGCTCGTGTGTTCATCAAGGTCGGCACCGGCCAAATCATCGTGAACGGCAAGCCAGCGTCGGAGTACTTCTCCCGCGAAACCGGCCTGATGGTCATCCGTCAGCCGCTGGAACTGACCGGCAACGTCGAACGTTTCGACATCAAGGTCAACGTGCATGGCGGCGGCGAGTCCGGCCAGGCAGGTGCAGTGCGCCACGGTATCACCCGTGCACTGATCGACTACGATGCAGGCCTGAAGCCTGACCTGGCAAAAGCCGGTTTCGTCACCCGTGACGCGCGTGAAGTCGAGCGTAAAAAAGTCGGCCTGCGCAAAGCACGTCGCGCCAAGCAATTCTCGAAGCGTTAA
- a CDS encoding alpha/beta fold hydrolase — protein sequence MTVRIELTLLMAMLPIATAMAAPAGRTCHLPGAEEALRCFNVTVPLDYNKPGKTIVVHATVAPAYREAARADPLFVLAGGPGQAGSDILPVIDAAFRRVRATRDIVLIDQRGTGLSGKLDCKSPPDIDTMSEEQLDAEVRRCIEKIGAPYDRYTTDAAARDIEKVRVALGYRQINLWGGSYGTRLGQHYARLYPANVRTLILDGVAAPDQIIPAGGRDAQAALETTFRQCESDAACKRAFPALRSEFASLSAKLDKGPLTLTMADPRTTAVRPVQISSRRFAATVHRVLYAQPDAHSLPFLVHSAYNGRWEPFVARSNRDTDFSADGSMSGPLYLAVVCAEDYPLLTPELAAADTRGSFLGAPLASQLAALCPVINVRPVRYPAPTVIAAPVLMLSGAQDPVTPPRRAVSAARWMKASQHLVVPNGGHIVSTLGCVPRLLREFLDQPGRPVQGDCVNEIPAPTFQLDAAGPQP from the coding sequence GTGACCGTCCGTATCGAATTGACCCTGCTGATGGCCATGCTGCCCATCGCTACCGCCATGGCGGCGCCCGCCGGGCGCACGTGCCACCTGCCCGGCGCCGAGGAGGCGCTGCGCTGCTTCAACGTGACGGTGCCGCTCGACTACAACAAGCCCGGCAAGACCATCGTTGTCCACGCCACCGTGGCGCCCGCCTACCGCGAGGCGGCGCGGGCCGATCCGCTGTTCGTGCTGGCGGGTGGCCCGGGCCAGGCGGGCAGCGATATCCTGCCCGTGATCGACGCCGCCTTCCGCCGCGTGCGCGCCACCCGCGACATCGTGCTGATCGACCAGCGCGGCACGGGCCTGTCCGGCAAGCTCGATTGCAAGTCGCCACCCGATATCGACACGATGTCGGAAGAACAGCTCGATGCCGAGGTGCGCCGCTGTATCGAGAAGATCGGCGCGCCATACGACCGGTACACCACCGACGCCGCCGCCCGCGACATCGAGAAGGTCCGCGTGGCCCTCGGCTACCGCCAGATCAACCTGTGGGGCGGCTCGTACGGCACGCGCCTCGGCCAGCATTACGCCCGCCTGTATCCGGCCAATGTGCGCACGCTGATCCTGGACGGCGTGGCGGCACCGGACCAGATCATCCCCGCCGGCGGCCGCGATGCCCAGGCGGCGCTGGAGACGACGTTCCGCCAATGCGAAAGCGATGCGGCGTGCAAGCGTGCCTTCCCTGCCTTGCGCAGCGAGTTCGCCAGCCTGTCGGCAAAACTGGACAAGGGTCCGTTGACGCTGACGATGGCCGACCCGCGCACCACGGCCGTGCGGCCCGTGCAGATCAGCAGCCGGCGCTTTGCCGCCACCGTGCACCGCGTGCTGTACGCGCAGCCGGACGCGCACAGCCTGCCCTTCCTGGTCCACAGTGCCTATAACGGCCGCTGGGAGCCGTTCGTCGCCCGCAGCAACCGCGACACCGATTTTTCGGCCGACGGCAGCATGTCCGGCCCGCTGTACCTGGCCGTCGTCTGCGCCGAGGACTATCCACTGCTGACGCCGGAACTGGCCGCAGCCGACACGCGCGGCTCGTTCCTCGGCGCACCGCTGGCCTCGCAGCTGGCGGCGCTGTGCCCCGTCATCAACGTCAGGCCGGTGCGCTATCCGGCGCCTACCGTGATCGCGGCGCCCGTGCTGATGCTGTCCGGCGCGCAGGACCCCGTCACGCCGCCGCGCCGCGCCGTCAGCGCCGCGCGCTGGATGAAGGCGTCGCAGCACCTGGTCGTGCCCAACGGCGGCCATATCGTCTCCACCCTGGGCTGCGTGCCGCGGCTGCTGCGCGAATTCCTCGACCAGCCGGGCCGCCCCGTGCAGGGCGACTGCGTCAACGAGATCCCTGCCCCCACTTTCCAGCTCGATGCCGCGGGACCGCAGCCATGA
- a CDS encoding anhydro-N-acetylmuramic acid kinase, with translation MSLFIGLMSGTSLDGVDGVLVDFWAGAARTLASSHVPYPDALREELMGLQAPGDNELEREAVAANKVAAIYALCIEQVLAKTDIKFADVRAVGAHGQTIRHRPELGYTWQALNGALLAELCGIDVIVDFRSRDVAAGGQGAPLVPAAHQALFGQAGRTRVLANLGGIANISVLEQDGHVTGFDTGPGNVLMDGWIARHLGKPYDEDGTWAAGGHVIPALLASMLSEPYFAAPPPKSTGRDLFHADWLQRHLAGHASAAPQDVMATLTRLTATTLATDIRRHAPAADIVYLCGGGAHNGTLRRMLADELGGHVQLETTDVLGVAPGLVEALCWAWLAFRFDAREPGNLPSVTGAQGLRVLGALYPR, from the coding sequence ATGAGCTTGTTTATCGGTCTGATGTCGGGCACGAGCCTCGACGGTGTGGATGGCGTTCTGGTCGACTTCTGGGCTGGCGCCGCGCGCACGCTGGCGTCCAGCCACGTGCCCTATCCCGACGCGCTGCGTGAAGAACTGATGGGCTTGCAGGCGCCCGGCGACAATGAACTGGAGCGCGAAGCCGTGGCGGCGAACAAGGTCGCGGCCATCTATGCGCTGTGCATCGAACAGGTGCTGGCAAAGACGGACATCAAATTCGCCGACGTGCGGGCCGTCGGCGCGCACGGCCAGACCATCCGCCATCGCCCGGAGCTAGGCTACACGTGGCAGGCCCTGAACGGCGCGTTGCTGGCCGAGCTGTGCGGCATCGACGTGATCGTCGACTTCCGTTCGCGCGACGTGGCGGCCGGCGGCCAGGGCGCGCCGCTGGTACCGGCCGCGCACCAGGCACTGTTCGGCCAGGCCGGCAGGACGCGTGTGCTCGCCAACCTGGGCGGCATTGCCAATATCAGCGTGCTGGAGCAGGACGGTCACGTGACCGGGTTCGATACCGGCCCCGGCAACGTGCTGATGGACGGGTGGATCGCCCGCCACCTGGGCAAGCCGTACGACGAGGATGGCACCTGGGCCGCCGGCGGGCACGTGATCCCGGCGCTGCTGGCATCGATGCTGTCGGAACCGTATTTTGCGGCGCCTCCGCCAAAAAGCACGGGGCGCGACCTGTTCCATGCCGACTGGCTGCAGCGCCACCTGGCCGGCCATGCGAGTGCCGCGCCCCAGGATGTCATGGCCACGCTGACCCGCCTGACGGCCACGACACTGGCGACGGATATTCGCCGCCATGCACCGGCAGCCGACATCGTCTACCTGTGCGGCGGCGGCGCGCATAACGGCACGCTGCGGCGCATGCTGGCCGACGAACTGGGCGGACATGTCCAGCTCGAGACGACGGATGTACTGGGCGTCGCGCCAGGGCTAGTGGAGGCGCTCTGCTGGGCGTGGCTCGCCTTCCGCTTCGATGCGCGTGAGCCGGGCAATCTGCCTTCCGTCACGGGTGCGCAGGGCCTGCGCGTGCTTGGCGCCCTGTATCCCCGCTAG
- the argC gene encoding N-acetyl-gamma-glutamyl-phosphate reductase yields the protein MIKVGIVGGTGYTGVELLRLLAVHPEVQLTAITSRKEDGLPVADMYPSLRGRVDIAFSAPDKADLTQCDVVFFATPHGVAMAQAPELLAKGVKVIDLAADFRIKDRAVFEKTYKIDHTAPELLEQAVYGLVELNREEIQKANLIANPGCYPTTMQIGYAPLLKAGIIDAGSLIADCKSGVSGAGRKAEIGILFSESSDNFKAYGVSGHRHTPETSAQLQRFTDEKVSLIFTPHLVPMIRGMHATLYAKLTKDISDEALQQLFEDAYKGEKFVDVMPFGSHPETRTTKGSNMLRLAVHRPDGGDTVIVLVVQDNLVKGASGQAVQCMNLMFGLQEDLGLNTIALLP from the coding sequence ATGATCAAAGTTGGCATCGTTGGCGGCACCGGCTACACCGGAGTGGAACTGCTGCGATTGTTGGCCGTCCATCCCGAAGTGCAGCTGACGGCCATCACGTCGCGCAAGGAGGACGGTCTGCCGGTGGCCGACATGTATCCTTCCCTGCGCGGCCGCGTCGACATCGCGTTCTCCGCCCCGGACAAGGCCGACCTGACGCAATGCGACGTCGTCTTCTTTGCCACCCCGCACGGCGTGGCCATGGCCCAAGCGCCGGAACTGCTGGCCAAGGGCGTCAAGGTGATCGACCTGGCGGCGGACTTCCGCATCAAGGACCGTGCCGTGTTCGAGAAGACGTACAAGATCGACCACACGGCACCGGAGCTGCTGGAGCAGGCTGTCTATGGCCTGGTCGAGCTGAACCGTGAAGAGATCCAAAAGGCGAACCTGATCGCCAACCCGGGCTGCTATCCCACGACGATGCAGATCGGCTACGCGCCGCTGCTGAAAGCGGGCATCATCGATGCCGGCAGCCTGATCGCCGACTGCAAGTCCGGCGTGTCCGGCGCGGGGCGCAAGGCCGAGATCGGCATCCTGTTCTCCGAATCGAGCGACAACTTCAAGGCGTACGGCGTCTCGGGCCACCGTCACACGCCGGAAACGTCGGCGCAGCTGCAGCGCTTCACGGACGAGAAAGTGTCGCTGATCTTCACGCCGCACCTGGTGCCGATGATCCGCGGCATGCACGCAACGCTGTATGCGAAGCTGACGAAGGACATCAGCGACGAGGCGCTGCAGCAGCTGTTCGAGGATGCCTACAAGGGCGAAAAGTTTGTCGACGTGATGCCGTTCGGCTCGCATCCGGAAACGCGCACGACCAAGGGCTCCAATATGCTGCGCCTGGCGGTGCACCGTCCGGACGGGGGCGACACCGTCATCGTGCTGGTGGTGCAGGACAATCTGGTCAAAGGTGCATCGGGCCAGGCCGTGCAATGCATGAACCTGATGTTCGGTTTGCAAGAGGATCTGGGCCTGAACACGATAGCCCTTCTCCCATAA
- a CDS encoding ABC transporter permease, which translates to MSGRAKFVVVFFKELRETLRDKRALGMVLLFVLMYPMLVGGVLQQQISRALKPEKEGIELTVIGAARAPTLMAQLKQKNVNITTAGPMTEEAITALLRTQKTAAVLRLSDSYVDDYRSMRPARVELWYDSASDNGRKVGDIEHVLRSYGNTIAGARLLAHGVSPATLHPVQLQKYDTGTSASRSASVIGTMLGMFFIPAFFFCLSTAVDSTAGERERRSLEVLLAQPAHTRDLVMGKWLAASCVSIVGLTLELCIAHAVLKYLPLEEIGMSWRLSWLDLLYVCVVSLTLPLFAAALEIALSINARTFKEAQTTASFAIMLPIVPVIVVPMLNLNTATWMYLVPVLSHQTLLREMAKGQAVGLLPFVLTFGASLVLALLCVAFTQRRMQSDRYLMSL; encoded by the coding sequence ATGAGTGGCCGTGCCAAGTTCGTCGTCGTATTCTTCAAGGAGCTGCGCGAAACCTTGCGCGACAAGCGCGCGCTCGGCATGGTGCTGCTGTTCGTGCTGATGTATCCGATGCTGGTGGGCGGCGTGCTGCAGCAGCAGATCAGCCGCGCGCTCAAACCCGAAAAGGAAGGCATCGAGCTGACCGTCATCGGCGCGGCGCGCGCGCCCACGCTGATGGCGCAGCTGAAACAGAAAAACGTCAACATCACGACCGCCGGGCCGATGACGGAAGAAGCCATCACGGCGCTGCTGCGCACGCAGAAGACGGCGGCGGTGCTGCGCCTGTCCGACTCGTATGTGGACGATTACCGCAGCATGCGCCCGGCACGCGTGGAGCTGTGGTACGACTCGGCCTCCGACAACGGCCGGAAAGTCGGCGACATCGAGCACGTGCTGCGCAGCTACGGCAACACGATTGCCGGGGCGCGCCTGCTGGCGCATGGCGTCTCGCCCGCCACGCTGCACCCCGTGCAGCTGCAGAAATACGACACCGGCACCAGCGCATCGCGCTCGGCCTCCGTCATCGGCACGATGCTGGGCATGTTCTTCATTCCCGCGTTCTTCTTCTGCCTCAGCACCGCCGTGGACAGCACCGCCGGCGAACGCGAACGCCGCTCGCTGGAAGTGCTGCTGGCGCAGCCGGCGCACACGCGCGACCTCGTCATGGGCAAATGGCTCGCGGCCAGCTGCGTGTCGATCGTCGGCCTGACCCTGGAACTGTGCATCGCCCACGCCGTGCTGAAATACCTGCCGCTGGAGGAAATCGGCATGTCGTGGCGGCTGTCATGGCTGGACCTGTTGTATGTCTGCGTCGTGTCGCTGACATTACCCCTCTTTGCCGCAGCGCTGGAAATTGCGCTGTCGATCAACGCGCGCACGTTCAAGGAAGCCCAGACAACGGCCAGCTTTGCCATCATGCTGCCCATCGTGCCCGTGATCGTCGTACCGATGCTGAACCTGAACACGGCCACGTGGATGTACCTGGTGCCCGTGCTGTCGCACCAGACCCTGCTGCGCGAGATGGCCAAGGGCCAGGCGGTCGGCCTGCTGCCGTTCGTGCTGACCTTCGGCGCCAGCCTCGTGCTCGCGCTGCTGTGCGTCGCCTTCACGCAGCGGCGCATGCAGAGCGACCGCTACCTGATGTCGCTGTGA
- a CDS encoding M23 family metallopeptidase, whose translation MNPTNKFTSSRLYQLLGTTRKARIVRASAFALAVCTFGATAVAPLVPDADDLPVKTISQTVALPNLSSQIAAIDQADDSQKYVHEERIRAGDTLATLLQRLGVEDDAAENFIKKDKVAKAVMQLKTGKRVQAQTDDEGNLLWLRASVVDSSDVPVKNISVLRKGDGFVAQEAPVKLERRVEMHARDITTTLFAATDSDADGTRLPDSVVRQIVEMFSTNIDFRSDLKRGDKFNVVYETFWQDGEFVKAGRILAGEFTNRGTTYQSVWFEDPASRQGGGYYSFDGKSLKRGFLKSPLEFSRISSGFSMRVHPISGNWKAHKGIDFAAPTGTPIRAAGDGVVDFAGTQNGYGNVVVLKHWNNYSTAYAHMSRFASGLRKGQKVSQGDLIGYVGSTGWSTGAHLHYEFRVGGQSLDPTRLNVLAQAPLTSAEMARFKMVAGDMIHRFALLRPEESNRAVAQR comes from the coding sequence ATGAACCCTACAAACAAGTTCACAAGCTCGCGCTTGTATCAGCTGCTAGGTACGACCCGCAAGGCGCGCATTGTCCGCGCTTCGGCTTTCGCATTGGCCGTGTGCACGTTCGGCGCTACCGCCGTCGCGCCGCTCGTCCCGGATGCGGATGACCTGCCGGTCAAGACCATCTCGCAGACTGTCGCCCTGCCGAACCTCTCCTCCCAGATCGCTGCCATCGATCAGGCCGACGATTCCCAGAAATACGTGCACGAAGAGCGCATCCGCGCCGGCGATACGCTGGCCACGCTGCTGCAGCGCCTGGGTGTCGAGGACGATGCTGCCGAAAACTTCATCAAGAAGGACAAGGTCGCCAAAGCCGTCATGCAACTGAAGACCGGCAAGCGCGTCCAGGCCCAGACGGATGACGAAGGCAACCTGCTGTGGCTGCGCGCCAGCGTCGTCGACAGCAGCGACGTGCCCGTCAAGAACATCTCCGTGCTGCGCAAGGGCGACGGTTTCGTTGCCCAGGAAGCGCCGGTCAAGCTGGAGCGCCGCGTGGAAATGCACGCACGCGACATCACGACGACGCTGTTCGCGGCAACCGACTCCGATGCGGACGGTACCCGCCTGCCCGATTCGGTCGTACGCCAGATCGTGGAAATGTTCTCGACCAATATCGACTTCCGTTCTGACCTGAAGCGTGGCGACAAGTTCAACGTTGTCTACGAAACGTTCTGGCAGGATGGCGAGTTCGTCAAGGCGGGCCGTATCCTGGCCGGCGAATTCACCAACCGCGGCACGACGTATCAGTCCGTATGGTTTGAAGATCCTGCTTCCAGGCAGGGTGGGGGCTACTACAGCTTCGACGGCAAGTCGCTGAAGCGCGGCTTCCTGAAGTCGCCGCTGGAGTTCTCGCGGATTTCGTCGGGCTTCTCGATGCGCGTGCACCCGATCTCGGGCAACTGGAAAGCGCACAAGGGCATCGACTTCGCAGCACCGACGGGCACGCCGATCCGCGCCGCCGGCGATGGCGTCGTCGATTTCGCGGGTACGCAGAACGGCTATGGAAACGTGGTCGTCCTGAAGCACTGGAACAACTACAGCACCGCCTATGCCCACATGAGCCGGTTCGCCTCCGGCCTGCGCAAGGGCCAGAAGGTCAGCCAGGGCGACCTGATCGGTTACGTCGGCTCGACCGGCTGGTCGACCGGCGCGCACCTGCACTACGAGTTCCGCGTGGGTGGCCAGTCGCTCGACCCGACGCGCCTGAACGTGCTTGCCCAGGCGCCGCTGACAAGTGCCGAAATGGCGCGTTTCAAGATGGTCGCCGGCGACATGATCCACCGCTTCGCACTGCTGCGTCCGGAAGAATCGAACCGCGCCGTGGCGCAGCGCTAA
- the ypfJ gene encoding KPN_02809 family neutral zinc metallopeptidase, whose translation MRWEGNRESDNVEDRRGDGGGGGGGFSLGGGSLGIGGVIVALVVSYVFGINPATVLGLMNGSAPVQQQAPVRQTPATDETTRFVRTVLADTEDVWGELFRQQGETYVKPKLVLFSGSTGTACGTGQSATGPFYCPPDQHVYLDTDFFKLMQQRFHVSGEFAEAYVIAHEVGHHVQNLMGLSDKVHNAQQRMSEAQGNALSVKLELQADCFAGVWAFHANRSRQILEQGDIETALAAATAIGDDALQRQAQGHVVPDSFTHGTSAQRVRWFKRGIDNGEVAQCDTFSVRQL comes from the coding sequence ATGCGTTGGGAAGGCAACCGGGAAAGCGATAATGTGGAAGACCGCCGTGGCGACGGCGGCGGAGGCGGCGGAGGCTTCAGCCTTGGCGGCGGCTCGCTCGGCATCGGCGGCGTCATCGTCGCACTGGTCGTGTCATATGTGTTCGGCATCAATCCGGCCACGGTACTGGGGTTGATGAACGGCAGCGCGCCCGTGCAGCAGCAGGCGCCGGTACGCCAAACGCCGGCGACCGACGAAACGACACGCTTCGTGCGCACCGTGCTGGCAGATACGGAAGACGTCTGGGGCGAGTTGTTCCGCCAGCAGGGCGAGACATACGTGAAGCCGAAGCTCGTGCTGTTCAGCGGCAGCACGGGGACCGCATGCGGCACGGGGCAGTCCGCGACGGGCCCGTTCTATTGCCCGCCCGATCAGCATGTCTACCTCGACACGGATTTCTTCAAGCTGATGCAGCAACGGTTCCACGTTTCCGGCGAGTTCGCCGAGGCCTACGTCATCGCCCATGAGGTGGGCCACCACGTGCAGAACCTGATGGGATTGTCGGACAAGGTCCACAACGCCCAGCAGCGCATGAGCGAAGCGCAGGGGAACGCATTGTCCGTCAAGCTGGAACTGCAGGCCGACTGCTTTGCCGGCGTCTGGGCCTTCCACGCCAACCGGTCGCGCCAGATCCTCGAACAGGGCGATATCGAAACGGCGTTGGCGGCCGCCACGGCCATCGGCGACGATGCGCTGCAGCGCCAGGCGCAAGGCCACGTCGTGCCCGACTCGTTCACGCACGGCACCTCGGCCCAGCGCGTGCGATGGTTCAAGCGCGGCATCGACAACGGTGAAGTCGCGCAGTGCGACACGTTCAGCGTGCGGCAGCTGTAA
- a CDS encoding OsmC family protein: MEVKVSWNGPSGMSFRAQTGSGHMVTMDGAPEGGGHNLAPRPMEMVLLGTGGCTAYDVVLILKRGRADVRGCDVTLQAERAETDPKVFTKINFHFVVTGRDLKPEAVERAVSLSHDKYCSASIMLAKTAEFTHSVEIVEV, from the coding sequence ATGGAAGTCAAAGTCAGCTGGAACGGCCCGTCGGGCATGAGTTTTCGGGCGCAGACCGGTTCCGGCCATATGGTCACGATGGATGGCGCGCCGGAAGGCGGCGGCCACAACCTGGCGCCGCGGCCGATGGAAATGGTCCTGCTGGGCACGGGCGGCTGCACGGCGTACGACGTCGTGCTGATCCTGAAACGGGGCCGCGCGGACGTGCGTGGCTGCGACGTTACCTTGCAGGCCGAACGCGCCGAGACGGACCCGAAGGTCTTCACGAAGATCAATTTCCACTTCGTTGTCACGGGCCGCGACCTGAAGCCCGAAGCGGTGGAGCGCGCCGTCAGCCTGTCGCACGACAAATACTGCTCGGCCAGCATCATGCTGGCCAAGACGGCCGAGTTTACGCATTCCGTCGAGATTGTCGAGGTCTGA
- the rplM gene encoding 50S ribosomal protein L13, whose product MKTFSAKGHEVQRDWFVIDATDKVLGRVASEVARRLRGKHKPEFTPHVDTGDFIVVINAGKLRVTGTKATEKTYYRHSGYPGGIYETNFLKMQQRFPGRALEKAVKGMLPKGPLGYAMIKKLKVYAEGSHPHAAQQPKALEF is encoded by the coding sequence ATGAAAACATTTTCCGCTAAGGGCCATGAAGTCCAGCGCGACTGGTTCGTGATTGACGCGACGGACAAAGTCCTCGGCCGTGTTGCCAGCGAAGTGGCACGCCGACTGCGCGGCAAGCACAAGCCAGAATTTACCCCTCACGTCGACACGGGCGATTTCATCGTCGTCATCAATGCAGGCAAACTGCGCGTGACCGGTACCAAAGCCACCGAGAAGACGTACTACCGTCACTCGGGCTACCCAGGCGGCATCTACGAAACGAACTTCCTGAAAATGCAACAGCGTTTCCCAGGCCGTGCTCTGGAAAAAGCTGTCAAGGGCATGCTGCCAAAAGGCCCACTGGGCTACGCAATGATCAAGAAGCTGAAAGTGTACGCCGAAGGTTCGCACCCGCACGCTGCTCAGCAACCTAAAGCACTCGAATTCTAA
- a CDS encoding DUF2061 domain-containing protein codes for MIVAAKKLSQVATHMSLAFGLMYVLTGSVAFGGLAAILEPIVNVALLPLHEGFWHRVRQRSLAKVRAALVAAEKVSQTAMHFIIAAGMMYWATGSLALGGLAAVLEPILNVVALPYHDRLWERYEARVAAGQQLAAA; via the coding sequence ATGATCGTCGCAGCGAAAAAACTCAGCCAGGTTGCCACCCATATGTCGCTTGCATTCGGCCTGATGTACGTGCTGACGGGTTCGGTGGCGTTCGGGGGCCTGGCGGCGATCCTGGAACCGATCGTCAACGTCGCGCTGCTGCCGCTGCATGAAGGCTTCTGGCACCGTGTGCGCCAGCGCTCGCTGGCCAAGGTGCGCGCCGCGTTGGTCGCAGCGGAAAAAGTGAGCCAGACGGCCATGCACTTCATTATCGCCGCCGGCATGATGTACTGGGCCACCGGCTCGCTGGCGCTGGGCGGGCTGGCGGCCGTACTGGAGCCGATCCTGAACGTTGTCGCCCTGCCCTACCATGATCGCCTGTGGGAACGTTACGAAGCGCGCGTCGCGGCAGGCCAGCAGCTCGCCGCCGCCTGA
- the erpA gene encoding iron-sulfur cluster insertion protein ErpA, with the protein MNAVAEAQDVIPAPIVFTDSAADKVAQLIEEEGNPDLKLRVFVQGGGCSGFQYGFTFDEIVNEDDTTMVKNGVQLLIDSMSYQYLVGAEIDYKDDLEGAQFVIKNPSATSTCGCGSSFSV; encoded by the coding sequence ATGAATGCAGTAGCCGAAGCACAAGACGTCATCCCGGCACCGATCGTTTTCACCGACAGCGCCGCTGACAAGGTGGCCCAGCTGATCGAGGAAGAAGGCAACCCTGACCTGAAGCTGCGCGTGTTCGTGCAGGGCGGTGGCTGTTCCGGTTTCCAGTACGGTTTCACGTTCGACGAGATCGTCAACGAGGATGACACGACGATGGTCAAGAACGGCGTCCAGCTGTTGATCGACTCGATGAGCTACCAGTACCTGGTGGGCGCCGAGATCGACTACAAGGACGACCTGGAAGGCGCGCAGTTCGTCATCAAGAACCCGTCGGCCACGTCGACCTGCGGTTGCGGTTCGTCGTTCTCCGTCTAA
- a CDS encoding ABC transporter ATP-binding protein produces MIEIHDVTKHFGKVHALSGASFVARDGHVTALLGPNGAGKTTLLRMLVGLLRRDGGTIAVDGVDPGTDPMTVRRSIGFLTDQFGLYEKLTTREYLRYFGQLNGMDDAALARRIDEVTELLALGDILERRAKGFSQGQRIKVALARTLLHRPRNLLLDEPSRGLDVMSARALRRALAALRADGCCVIMATHVMQEVTNSCDDVIVIAGGRTVAQGTPQSLCERTGIASLEDAFVKLVGTEEGIAV; encoded by the coding sequence ATGATTGAAATCCACGACGTCACCAAACACTTCGGCAAGGTCCACGCGCTGTCCGGTGCCAGCTTTGTCGCCCGCGACGGCCACGTCACCGCCCTGCTCGGCCCCAACGGCGCCGGCAAGACGACGCTGCTGCGCATGCTGGTTGGCCTCTTGCGGCGCGATGGCGGCACCATCGCCGTCGATGGCGTCGACCCCGGCACGGATCCGATGACGGTCCGGCGCAGCATCGGCTTCCTGACCGACCAGTTCGGGCTGTACGAAAAACTGACGACGCGCGAGTACCTGCGCTATTTCGGCCAGTTGAACGGCATGGACGACGCTGCCCTGGCTCGCCGCATCGACGAAGTGACGGAGCTGCTGGCGCTGGGCGACATCCTCGAGCGTCGCGCCAAAGGCTTCAGCCAGGGCCAGCGCATCAAGGTAGCGCTGGCGCGCACGCTGCTGCACCGGCCGCGCAACCTGCTGCTGGACGAACCAAGCCGGGGCCTGGACGTCATGAGCGCGCGGGCGCTGCGCCGCGCGCTGGCCGCGCTGCGCGCCGACGGCTGCTGCGTCATCATGGCCACGCACGTGATGCAGGAAGTGACGAATTCGTGCGACGACGTCATCGTCATCGCGGGCGGGCGCACCGTGGCGCAGGGCACGCCGCAGTCGCTGTGCGAACGCACGGGCATCGCCAGCCTGGAAGACGCCTTCGTCAAGCTGGTGGGCACCGAGGAAGGGATTGCCGTATGA